The Nitrospirota bacterium DNA segment CTCGCGGAGACTACGACATCGAACGAAGGACTGAGCGACGCCGAGCAGCAAGGCCGTGTCGGCGAGGGGGCCCATATTTCGGCACTCTTCACGGAAGGGCTGGTGTGAAAAGGACGCGGATCGCCGGGGCCGGACCGGATTAAGACGACCGTTGTTTCAGGGCTTCGAGGCGGGTCTTGTCCAAAGTGATGAAAATCGATTTTTCCTGCGTGACTGTCACCGTTCCGGGCGGCCGGCCTTTCACTTTTTTGACCCACTTTCGTCTGGTGTAGATCACTTCCCCTTTGCCGCTCTTCTTGAGGTCGCTGTACAGCAAGGCGAGGGTTGCCGCGTCCTTCAACGTCTCAGGCGGGGGGTGCGCACCTTTTTCCAGCCGCACGACGACATGGGAGCCCGGTGTGCCGTGAGCGTGAAGCCAAAGGTCGTCGCTCTTGGCCAGGCCGAACGTCAGTTCCTCGTTCTCGCGCGCGTTGCGGCCGACATAGATGGGCAGCCCATCGGATGACGTGAATCGGCGGAACGGGCCGGACCTGGCTGACGGCCGATCGCTGCGAGCCGACAGCCGATGACCGCGAACAGAGGTTTTTCTCGATACGGCCAGCTGCGCCGCATCCTGCGTGTGGGGCGGACGCCAGGTGCCTTGTTCAAGTGCTTTCAACTCCGCTTGCAACCTGTCCAGCTCCTTCTGCGCCGCCTCCAGTCGAGGACGAACTTCCCGCTCGGCCGCCAGATATTTCCGGTGCTTCTTGAAATAGTCGCCCATGTTTCCCTGCGGACCCTTCGTCGGATCGAGCGGGATCGTAAGTTGGGGCAGGCGCTCGTCGAAATAATCGACCACCGTGATCTGTTCCTGGCCCTTGGCGATCTTGCCCAGGTTGGCCTTGATGAGTTCGCCGTAGCGCGCGTAGTCGCGATAGCGTGCCGCCTTGTCCAAATCCGCCCTGAGCGTCTCGACCAGCCGCATGACCCTTTTGCGATGCCTGCGGGCATCGGCCAAGCGGGCCTGACGCTCCTCTTCACAGGCCAGTTCTTCTTCGCGCCGCCCATAGCGCGCGTCGATCTCGGCGGATACGGGAAACGCCGTGTGAGCGGCGCCGGCAGGGTGCGGGACTTCCGCGGCGCCGTCGATCTTCCGGCCAGGCGAAGACGGAAGCCGATAGGGTCGGCCGATCCGGCCACGGTCGTGGTTCAGATCGGCCAGGATCGTTCCCGAGTCGTCGAGCAACAACACATCCGCGTTCCTGCCGATCAGTTCCGCAATGATCGCGCAGGGTCCTGCTCGCGCCGACAGCCCCACCCGCACGATCCGATCGCCGTGCAGTTGCTCGATCGTGTCGATACGGGTGCCCTGGATACGGGCCCGGAGGAATTGGCAGAAGGGCGGCGGGGTCGGCGGATTCGGCAGCCGCCGGGTGGTCAAGTGAAGCCGGGCGGTCTCCGGATGGGCCGACAGCAGCATCGTGTGGGTTGCGCCCGGGGTCCGGACTTCCAGCGTAATGACGCGGGGCAGGGGTTGGTGGATCTTTTGAATCCACCCGCCGGTCAGCGCGGGCGCGATCTCTCCGACCACCGCG contains these protein-coding regions:
- a CDS encoding NFACT family protein; its protein translation is MSLTATEIGAVVGEIAPALTGGWIQKIHQPLPRVITLEVRTPGATHTMLLSAHPETARLHLTTRRLPNPPTPPPFCQFLRARIQGTRIDTIEQLHGDRIVRVGLSARAGPCAIIAELIGRNADVLLLDDSGTILADLNHDRGRIGRPYRLPSSPGRKIDGAAEVPHPAGAAHTAFPVSAEIDARYGRREEELACEEERQARLADARRHRKRVMRLVETLRADLDKAARYRDYARYGELIKANLGKIAKGQEQITVVDYFDERLPQLTIPLDPTKGPQGNMGDYFKKHRKYLAAEREVRPRLEAAQKELDRLQAELKALEQGTWRPPHTQDAAQLAVSRKTSVRGHRLSARSDRPSARSGPFRRFTSSDGLPIYVGRNARENEELTFGLAKSDDLWLHAHGTPGSHVVVRLEKGAHPPPETLKDAATLALLYSDLKKSGKGEVIYTRRKWVKKVKGRPPGTVTVTQEKSIFITLDKTRLEALKQRSS